AGCAACACATTTATCTTctaaattcaattttttattaatttccttCAAATAGAGAGAGATGAAATGGTCTTCAAAATGGTGATTTGATGAAAAGTGAAACTTAAGGAAACCAGATTCTATGCACcatacatttaaaaagtacaaCTGAAAGCTTGCTACATAATTGAAATGGTAACAATTCCAACAAcagacagattttatttattatggaggGTTTGCTtaggaaaactggaagaaaaaaaaaaaagattaaaatgacatttagcaCAACTGTTGGTTTTAATGTTCCTTACTACAATTTTGTTTAGCTGATGAAAACAGAAATAGCGTTCAGTCAGCATTTCTGCAACAAGatgtataacattttatttacaaagcaaaacTTAATTAGATGTGCACAATTTCCTAACAAACCAATTCGCAAAAGCAGTTTAAAAGGCAGGTGGTGTATGTTTaacctaaaacaaaaaaaggaatgaaCAGCACTCTAAAATAGCCATTTATACGCTTTTGCTAAAtagcaaatagaaaaaaaataaaatcacaattcaggcacaaaaaagattttattatacaacattatTAATGtacaatatgcaaataaaaaaatcctggtagcgttaaaaagaaaaaacacaaagcagcataattaatgcaaacacaaaatacataataaataaaaaatgcctgACAGATCAAACTAGGTTGGATGTTAGCTTCTGAACAAGAATAAGGCAACTTATTGCAGAAAACTTTTCACAGTTTTCTTTATTGAGGTCAAATCCTTAAGGACCTAAAAATGGTAGAAAACCACCGAGTATACATTgccaaaaaaacagtaaaatatgctATTACTTGTAAAATATTGTTTAGTACAAGCTATGGATGCATAATTTACAATACAGCCTGTGGAACAAAAGGATCCAGGGATTTAGTTCCATCTATCATAAAATAAGGTTGAAAGACAAGGTCTATGGAAGAtagcatacatatatacagtattttcagagCTATTTGATATCAACTCCACTCTCACTCTATTGCGTATAGTGACTGTGGCTGTACAAACCTGCCAGGATGCAATGTGTGagggctgcaaaaaaaaaaaaaaaaaagtaattcttcCACTTGgacttgttaaaaatgttttacacttgAGCAACTGTCTATTCAAATTAAGATAAGACAGCGTGAAAGAGTACTGAAAAGTAAAGTTATTTCTTCCTAActcaatattttgaaatatttattaaaatgtaattaatttgtaGATGCAATaatttatacacatatattatgagCAATAGCCATAAAGTTATAACTTTAATTGAATCAATACAAGCAGTCTTTAAATCATATTgactaatgaaaattaaaagcgatttctataaacaaataaataaaaccttatttGGATATTAAGGAAAAAtgctggcacagtggttaatgcaGCTGTCTCACAGTCTCAACAtgctgaattaatttctcaatactattaaatgtttttgtataatCTACATGTTCTTCCTTATCTAAATTGTTTACTATAATTTTCTCCCACTTTCTATGGTTGTGCATATTTCTTGAGTAAGGACCAGTGTGGTAAAAATATACTGGTGTATGCcccatcccaaaaaaaaaaaaaataaagcagatgGTCAAAATGCAAATACATCAATTGTGAAGTAACTGTTTATTGTTCTGCAAGAATTCAGTAGTGCAgaataaactcttttttttttatattcaaatatttttgctCTCTGCTCAAAAAAAGattcttcttccatttccaaGTAATTAATTTTCTGAGGTAAACAAACAAAAGTGAGCCATCTGAAATGACAGGAGAAATGCAAACTGAAGAAACATTTAAAGCTGATACTTTCAAAATTTGTATTCACTCTTTTGGTAGCTTGAACATCAAGGCAGTCAAGctttaatatgcaatttaattcacttttttgtttaactCACAAAATAAAACTTGCTACCTCAGACCAAACTGATGCAGAAGTCCCTCAATTATTTAAGTCTTTTAACCTAAATAAGGAGGATATTAAATATGCTTTTTTAGTGCTTGAATGATGTTGCTCAGTTTCCCTAAGGCACATATGCTGTTATTACCGAAATACTAACAACTTAATTTTAAGATAGTAAACATTTAAGCATTCATACTTCCAACAAGGgattcaaaacacattttttgtgaaAGACAGCAGTGTACAGAATACCTCTGCTTTAGTTTCACAACCaaacaaatcaagaaaaaaaggatacaaaaaatgtaataattagttTCATACCCAAATATATCAagcaaaaacatagaaaaaatgtaataactattaataataagaaacaaaatatataaataaaagtagccAATTGCTTAAACTATTTTCAAAACAGAAACCAGAGGTTTACTTCATGATTTCTTAGAGTACTTGTTATTTTAAAGTGTTATAATATGACACATACCACAACTGAATTCACAGGAGGAAACAGGTGACCAAGCATATTTGCCTAATATTATGTCCAACTTTGACACATCCAGCATGGTCTAGATGTTTgacttacacatttttttttaatctaggaAAGTCTTATAAATATGAAATTAGACAGAAAACTATGCTCAACATCCAATTTCCAATtaatgtatccatccattctctCTAGTAAAATACAGATATCTAATTTAGAACATTTGTTTCAAATTGGCATCATATCTGACAAGTGCTTGCCAACATGTCTGCAGATTTCAGCTTGGTACACAGTAAGCAGGTCATTCTTCAATTGACTTGGTCTGCTAAAGACTGCTTATTCTATTAATCCACAAAAACATTCACTTGAATTACTTAGTCAGGTTCAAAAGTCATTAAAATATGACCCCACTTTGAAAGCTATGTGGGAATGATtcggagttttgtttttttttgctgcccaTCAATAGCAATAGCCTACTGTAATTCCTTCAAATTTCTTTAATCAAATACTTAACAGcgattgtattatttttattattagcatTACACAAACCCTTTTTACCAGACTTAATACCCATTAAGTAAAATTAAAGGATCCGCCCTGCTCAAGCCAGATGCTTTAGAAACATTCACATCTTTGCAAAACAGCAGACGTGCAGATTAATCTACACCAAGAGCCTTTAGCTGTCTCTCAATCTCTTCATCAGAAATCGTAGCAGTTTTAGATGTCGATGCTATGGGCATGTTTCTGCCGGCTGAAGGGGCGTTTGCCATctgggagaataaaaaaaaatgcatttattaccaGGCAGTAAATGCACATCCATTAATTATTTCCCCTAAGGCTGATGATAGAGACACACTAAAAAGTACCAAAAGTTTTTCAAGCAGGTTTAGTGGCACAGTACAAATAACATTTCATTCAAGGATACTGTAGACACAAATACATTATCTTTTATAGCACAAGAAAATTTCTTGGTCAACTAAGAGAAGTGATATGTTCTTTGCGGAAGAGATTCTGTATCTTTCAGTTGTCCGACACATTATCATCAGTACTACTTACTACATAGTACAGACAACAATTAACAAAGTTGTAGGTAATTACAGTTAACTAATGGATATCACTCCTCACTTTGTGCCTCCCAAATGTCCGTCAACAGTAGAAAGGCACAATTAGCATAATGTACAAACGTCCAGGTTAGTTTTCTTATTTCACTTTCTAAATTGTTTGTACTGCAGCTATCAATCATGGTTTCAAAACACAagtattattaaatataattgtaTGTAAAAAATCAGAAGCATGAAAGATTATTTTCTGGTTTTGGTCTATGCTTTGGTAATGGCAGACCCCTGAACCTAATGTGTAGGTTTTAAAGGGGTTTTGGTAGGGATCACTCATCCAGAATTAGATATTCAGGATCTGGATGTCAAATTAGATAAACAATGCTTACAACGTTTTAATGATGTACCATGACAAACTCTCCCTAGAATTAAGATAAACCTTTATCTGCATTATACTCCACAATAATTCACTACCCCACTTGCTAGAGAAGAGTGATCTGAAACCTCACTGAAAGAACAGTAACTAAAATATAACTTGTCCTCATGTTTATCTTTGTATTATGTACAGTTTCCTTCTAAAATTAAAACCAACATTGTTCTTAAATGAGAACAAAATCCAAAAaagctgtttttacttttatttaaggtTACAATAAATTTGTTTTGCCTACTGTTTCACTAGCCAACACAACCAACTGCAGAAATTTTGACAAATAAGTTCTTAGGAAAAAGAGCAATAGCAGATATTTGAGCTCAAAACTGTTCTGCACTATTCAGTCTTGAATTTTTACTCTAGCAAAACATTTAcgcttaataaaaatgtaattatcctACCTTTCCAGAAATTTCAATGCCGATCTCATCCAGAACCTGGTTTACAATGTCTTGCGATTCTTCTTCATCCCCAGATTCGTCGAAGATTTCATCCAAAGTATCATTAACTATATatgaaaacagcaaacaaatacaaaatattcaaaCACTGAGTTTTTATAAAAACATTAGATAAATATCTATACAGATTAAAAGAGTGTGATATACACTCTGGTAGAACACCTGTCTTGCATAACTGTATAGGGCAAAGCTCACAgcctaaaaaaaaataaccccataaaaaataaatagaatattttCAGAGGTATCTATTTTTCAAGAACAAATATTAACTGTAcacacttgttaaaattacaaattgaGAACAAACTATAGATATGTTTCTGGCTTAAACATCACTTATGGAAACAATGAGCTGCAGATGCCATTACCTTTTAAGGTGTGCAACTCTGTCTAATAAGTATATCCTCAGAGGAAATGGCTGAAGTGTCtaaaataataagcaaacatTCCCAGGATTATGTGTAATTAATTATTCAAAGATAGACACAAGATCTTGAGGTATCTAAATAAGCACTGACAAGGGACTACTTAATGAATTAGTTTGGCACAGGAGGTAAACATTCTATGTACTGCACAAACCGTAGGTTCaagattaataattattttattggaATGTTAAATGCCACAtatcacaagaaaattaattttagccTATCCTACAGATATGGATATAGAAAGGTATGACCAGTTCATTACATttcaaatgtataattttataaagttttaaaagtcacaatactagaataaaattatttttattctctctaaaaaaaaaaacactccaattAGGGCTGGTAATGAAATATATTAGAAGATAAGGTATCCACATTTTTCAAATATCTTAAATCTCAGACATTTAAACAGGCCTCATaacagaatttattttgttttgtgaccAAAAACTCACAAAGATTGACGAACTTTGCACTAGACACACTCCTCCTTTTATTAACATTGATACTGGAGTACTGTGCTGAGTTAACTGGAAAACATGTGTGCATTAATAAAGGTCTTTTACGACCTTAAAAGACAGAAACCAGAATTTACTTTTCTCTTGAATATCAATGTTAGCCACCTTTTTTAATTCCATGTAATTGAAAGTTTGATGATGGGGTCAAATATTCACTATCAAGTTAAGTTCAAATTCTGATTcttaaatgttcaaaaaagtGTGGAAAATTGAAATTCATTTCTGTGTCTTAAAATTACAGTTTTGTCAGAAAATAATGCATTTCTTTTGATGTGCGGAGCTTCAGGATGACTACATCCAAGTAAAGACAGAACATTTCCTTTCCAAGATACCTCCCTTGAGTGTTAAGGCCTATGTATAACAACTTCTGAAAAAATTAACTTCTCTTTTTCCAACAAGTTGCATCATGTCTGCCTTGTTAAAGGCACCAGGATTACtgttttttgttcaatttcattCATTAGTTATGTATGCATGCATGGAGGCACATGAACAGATACCCCAAACATACCCAAATTGATTCAAAAAAGTGTATAAATAATGATAGTCGGCAGCTTGCTTGCTCTACCAGAGCACATGCttgatgatgaagagaaagaaatgaattcTGACACACCCAGGTCTGACACCTAGGACTCTATATAGATGAACGCATTAAGCCTCATGTACCAATCTGTGTATCTATAGAGCTTTAGATTACCTCAACTGACCCAATGTGTTTAGCTTCAAATTATTTATGTTGCTGATCTAACTCTGTTTCCTGTTCATTGCactatgcatttatttatgtaaaaaataatactACACAAGTTAATGTACTTGGTTTTTACCTAggtatattttttatctttgggAGCTTTTCCCCCTGCTTCCTTCACTCgccaattttatataaatataaacacagtGAAACattcaagattttaaaattacaatatgACCATACAATGTGTAAAACAACACAAGTTTACCCTTGAATATGAATTCTACACATTTTGAGATAGCTTCATTTAAAAGGCCAGGATGCCACCCCAGAACCTActtcttgtattattttaaatcataAAAACATGCATGATCCAGTATTGAAACACCTGGTTATTCTCAAAAGAGTAACTGTATAAGGATTTAACAACCAGTCAGCTTTATTTTGATCTGTTTATACACAGCTATTAAGAAACAATCTGCAAAGAATACTTTACAAGAGGCTGACttgttttaaaacaatatataGCAAGGTCTGTACATATCAGGTTCAACATTTTTTATGATGCTGTTGTACAGCCCATACTGATAACACACCTTAAAAGGCCCATGTAACTGGTGAATTCAGTGCTAATTTGCTTAGTGGTGTTAAACAGGAAAAACCGACAAAGAACAATCGTACTGCTTCACAAACAGTACCAATACTCGCATGAGTAGGAGAGGCTGCTCAACAAACATACTCTATTATTCAGCATTCTGATCGCTTTCACTATCACTTGTTCCCTAATCTAAATGATTACATCTGTGGAATGCCAATGATGAAGGCATTCAAACCGTCTGCAGAAGAGTAGGTACAAAAGAAAGACTGAACATCTGAGTTGCATTTTTAAGCTTGTCACCATTGTAAGAAGTGCAATAGTTGTCATAGGGACCaccaagttttaaaataaaactggacTGGTTTTACTGGtgcttgttttaatattttaaggtCTGATCTTTTTGATCACCTGCATATAATACATTTACATAATcaactcaaaaataataataaaacagacacATTAATGCGATACAATTATCTTTATGGCACATGCACTACAGAATTTCTTTATTCTGTAAATGTAGAAAATACTATGGCTAATGAATCGGATGTGGGGCTGTGTGTTCGTGATAAGACAGTCTTTAACTCAGGAACTTGTTAACTTTAAATTGAAGTTCCTTGTTTACTTATATTGTGAAGAGGTGAATTATATGTTGAATATCAGCTCAAAACTATCCCAATATGGACAAGTAGGGTCTGCAATGAATCAGCTGCCAGTGTCTTGTATACAAAAATCAATAAGCAACTCTCCAATGAAACAAGAGATTCTACAATATTGCTGGTTGACTAcattaattttgaaaattaattaaatacagcaaagttaatatattttaaaacacattttataatcTACTTACTCAATTCTTCAGTCATGCCCATCTTCATGTTTTCCTTTTGGAAATTTTGCATTGTCTGTAAAGTCTTTTGTGGGTCCATCTTCTTGTTGACTGCTTGCATTGTCTAACAATATAGAAGAAATGGGATATGTGTCCTGCAATACTGGACTAAAACTGAAAATTCAAAACAAGTAACAtcaaaaaaactttaattatatttactgtaGAAGTTTTTTTCTCAGTGGGTAATAGCAACACTTGAATTACAGAAGATAAAGTTGATTGTTAATTATTATCGCCTTGACTGAAATGAACAATCCTTTATGAGATTATGTGACGCAGAACAGACAATTCCACTTCAAAAAAGGGGGTCATTGATGCACTAAATGACATTCTGGTGAACACTGAAGAAACAGCACTTCCAGGTACATGATTCTTGTATACTGTACACAAAAAAGGtcttcaaataaaacattaaaaaaacaaaacaagtgcatctACTGTACCATTTTGTGAAGCCCTTTAACATGtttgtattattaaattattctCCTTATTCTATACAcaaattattcagaccccttcactttctgctcacTTTGGATACATCTGCCATTCAGAACTCAATAATACATAATGACAAAgtgtgaaaacacattttcaggtagactggcaaaattattaaaaatcaaaaatggaaaccTCTCATTTATAAAAGCAATCAGattcttaattcagtactttgttagAAGACCCTTTAccagtaaatacagtatacagcttTGCACCCCTGGATTTGGCCAGTTTATCCTATTTTTCCTGGCTTATCCGCTTAAGCTCCACTAGAGTGGATGGGAAGCATATATGAACGgacatcttcaggtctcttcacaCATGTCCTCTGGGGTTTGGCTGGTACATGCAAGAGACCTctgataaaaacagaaatatatgtatgcacaaaaaaattcagatgcataagaCTGTGCGTACAGCACACtgtccctttataaatcccaatgaatataaaatataatgccgTATACGTACATATAGCCCCAccttgtctcctcccagaattttgcatattttaatatacaaatcaatataaatatcacaatCCATTCGgcattttgttaaaagacaatagcaaaataacatggaaaaaagaagaagaatttcagtgaatgtgaagtggaggcaaagaaaaatgtactaatttttgggttaagcagtggtataagcaagaaatggaagttatggagtgatacagtgtagcagagacactcgaaagttaaagttcagaaagtcacacaagtccaaatataaaaaaacaggtggtcagatatcaaagtcgatgcgaagtcatagcccactgtctgtttattctgtttcagacaatattataaACACTGACCCTTGTGCCGAAGATGCAACTCCATGCGGTGAtgctgctgctgtgcccagcacatcttcagatgctggctgcacacacaccaaTGTCTCAGAAATCGCTGggcaaccatctggctgtgtgcagTCAGATACGGTTCcagagtcacaaaatgcaatggcAAATTGTGGTATGTGATACTGACCACAATTTAAATTAAtaggtttaaaaaatgaatgttgcATATGATTACCTGTTTATagattctgctaattacattaaaacaaagttgtaatcgtgtctgatttggctgatcatgTGGTgtgtcagggtcaggttcatcatagcagatctcttcaggtacagggcaagccacgattgtgtggCACATTATGCAGGATGCTACATGCCTgcacaatgcaacacattttttatGGACTATAGAACACCACATTATTAGAGTGGAAatgcattctatttacataagcaagtTTATTTTCTAAAggcgcctttatagtgtagcattggTGCAGAGTGATGCAACTGATCGATTCTCTTCTCTTTACACGGCTAtttgaggtgactcactatcTTTAAAACAACTGCTTACCTTTTgacgcactagttggaaaaagaacCCATGACTGTACAGAGCTGCAGTTTTTATAGGTTTTCcacctatacagtatatgatgtaatGTCAGCTTATTCTTTTGCAGATTCATCCCTGGATGATGTGACATATTCAGCACTGTTGCAACAACAATGTGCGTGCAACTGAGTggtccaattacatttggaaaaccagacgtTGCTGCGAATTGTGGTTGATGTTTCACAGTTTAACCACTGTGTAAGGAAATCacatatatctggatgacaagtggataatgcCGTCCCAGACAAATGGATAATGCGTCCCATACAGCTGGTATGGCGGGACTCGATGTTTGTGAAATAACCaatcggtcagcaagttcacattgaaaagctcctgtggttaaaaacctgagagtagacagaacttgcaaaggagtaggtacagcacaattcctcaaagtctgccttagTAAAGCTGGCGCCAGTTcaacacacagctccaagaggaaaCCTCTTGGAAATCGACAtagaagccagtcattatcatCACCTATAAATAAGcattctcttctaattcttccatttgtgatgtcttctaacaacactaaagcagctatggtagttgaatgattaaaatcaactgaaataaaattgtaaatgatTTAATTTTGGGATATCTGATAAATCCTGCGTCACTGATGCAagagtatgaaaaaaaaaaggtaaatgacaaagaaaatgtagcactgctttaacgctgggCTACAGTGAAAATGTGCAGACTTTacacaagtttaattttttataaatctcaaagTGTGCAAGGAAACGAGCATATGCAAAATTTTTGtgcataaaaaacatttataccaGGTTGGTTACTGTCAATGCTGAAAAGGTAGGTTTCAGTCCTTGTGATCTTGAATTGGGTTTAAGCAAATTCAAAACTGGGTGGATGGAtggccaaaaaatatttttcttcagcattctcattgtttttgtgtttatatattgtgCCTTCTGGCCTGAAAACAGTCTGCAGAGAGGCCTCTGCaaagatgtcagttcaactcAAAATTAAATCTTTATTATCGGATGGGAGTATAGGCTGGACCTGGTACAAAGAGTTCAGTGGCTTTAATATTTAAGTGGGGGTTTAATGCACAGGACAACTGCATCCCTGCTAAATATGTTGacttaacaggcctggtgtgtCACTAGaacctagcagaatgggcaatgcccatttTGCTATCTTGTTTCTCTATTTCTACTGccttaatgttaattaatgtgaGAATCAGTTCCTTCAGAAAAAGGTTCTGAGGTAAAGGGCTTTTCAGATAAGTTTCAAATATTCACTACAATATGTACTGGTTCAGCACTCAAAATGTACATACTTTGgtgaaacattaaaacaaaatgctgCAGCTCTGATCAAATATATTAATTCAGAAATATTGGTGTGTAAGATATTAccacatacaggtgctggtcataaaattagaatatcatgattaaagttgatttatttcagtaattccattcaaaaagtgaaacttgtatattagattcattcattacacacagactgatgtattttaaatgtttatttcttttaattttgatgattataactgacaactaatgaaagtcccaaattcaggatctcagaaaattagaatatcaattaagaccaatgcaaaaaaaggatttttagaaatgttggccaactgaaaggtgtGAACATGAAAAgcatgagcatgtacagcactcagtatttagttggggctcctttggcctggattactgcagcaatgcggcgtggcatggagtcgatcagtctgtggcactgctcaggtgttattagagcccatgttgctctgatagtggccttcagctcttctgaattgttgggtctggcgtattgcatcttcctcttcacaataccccatagattttctatggggttaaggtcaggcgagtttgctggccaatcaagaacagggattccatggtccttaaaccaggtactggtagctttggcattGTGTGAAGGTGCCacgtcctgttggaaaatgaaatctgcatctccataaagttcgtcagcagcaggaagcatgaagtgctctaaaacttcctggtagacggcttcGTTGAcattggacctcagaaaacacaatggaccaacaccagcagatgacatggcaccccaaaccatcactgactgtggaaactttacaaaggacctcaagcaacgtggattctgtgcctctcctctcttcctccagactctgggaccttgatttccaaaggaaatgcaaaatttactttcatcagagaacataactttggatcactcagcagcagtccagtcctttttttctttagcccaggcgagacgcttctgacgctgtctcttgttcaagggtggcttgacacaaggaatgcaacagctgaaacccatgtcttgcatacgtctgtgcgtggtggttcttg
Above is a window of Polypterus senegalus isolate Bchr_013 chromosome 2, ASM1683550v1, whole genome shotgun sequence DNA encoding:
- the chmp2ba gene encoding charged multivesicular body protein 2Ba, with the protein product MASLLKKKTVDDIIKEQNRELRGTQRQIARDRASLEKQEKQMELEIKKMAKTGNKEACKILAKQLVQLRKQKNRTYAVSSKVTSMSTQTKVMSSQMKMAGAMSTTAKTMQAVNKKMDPQKTLQTMQNFQKENMKMGMTEELINDTLDEIFDESGDEEESQDIVNQVLDEIGIEISGKMANAPSAGRNMPIASTSKTATISDEEIERQLKALGVD